Proteins from one Coffea arabica cultivar ET-39 chromosome 8c, Coffea Arabica ET-39 HiFi, whole genome shotgun sequence genomic window:
- the LOC113706190 gene encoding homeobox-leucine zipper protein HAT4-like, whose protein sequence is MVVDKEDLGLSLSLSFPEKRATATNSSSSPLQLNLMPSASPSPFGHLLQQKSSWTDTLPPSDRSMDACRVETRAFLKGIDVNRLPAATADAEEEAGVSSPNSTISSISGKRSEREANGEDHELERASSRGISDEEDGDNSRKKLRLSKDQSAILEESFKEHNTLNPKQKLGLAKRLGLRPRQVEVWFQNRRARTKLKQTEVDCEYLKRCCESLTEENRRLQKEVQELRALKLSPQFYMQMTPPTTLTMCPSCERVGAPPPSSSSTAVPISTPVDPRPRALVPAHPRPIPFNPWATTAIQHRPFDALHTRS, encoded by the exons ATGGTGGTTGACAAGGAAGATTTGGGCTTAAGTCTAAGTTTAAGTTTCCCTGAGAAAAGGGCCACAGCTACAAATTCTAGTTCAAGTCCACTACAGCTGAATCTCATGCCTTCTGCTTCTCCATCACCTTTTGGTCATCTCCTTCAGCAAAAGAGTTCTTGGACCGATACTCTTCCTCCATCAG ATCGAAGCATGGATGCATGCAGAGTGGAAACGAGGGCGTTTTTGAAAGGGATTGATGTCAATAGGCTGCCTGCGGCCACAGCGGATGCTGAGGAAGAGGCTGGAGTGTCTTCTCCAAACAGTACTATTTCCAGTATTAGTGGAAAAAGAAGTGAAAGGGAGGCTAATGGAGAAGATCATGAGCTGGAGAGGGCTTCTTCTAGAGGGAtcagtgatgaagaagatggTGATAATTCCAGGAAGAAGCTCAGACTTTCTAAAGATCAGTCCGCCATCCTTGAAGAGAGCTTTAAAGAACATAACACTCTGAATCCT AAGCAAAAGCTGGGTTTGGCTAAGAGGTTAGGACTGAGGCCAAGGCAGGTGGAGGTGTGGTTTCAGAACAGGAGAGCAAG GACAAAGTTGAAGCAGACGGAAGTGGATTGTGAGTACTTGAAGAGATGTTGTGAAAGCTTGACGGAGGAAAATAGGAGGCTACAGAAAGAAGTACAAGAACTCAGAGCCCTCAAATTATCACCACAGTTTTACATGCAAATGACCCCTCCAACCACCCTCACCATGTGTCCTTCCTGTGAGCGTGTTGGAGCCCCACcaccctcctcctcctccaccgcCGTCCCGATCTCGACACCCGTCGATCCAAGACCCCGTGCCTTGGTTCCGGCCCATCCCCGGCCTATCCCGTTCAACCCATGGGCCACCACTGCCATCCAGCATAGGCCGTTTGATGCTTTACACACTAGATCATGA
- the LOC113706361 gene encoding uncharacterized protein, which produces MATAPIKSQPLHNFSLPHLRWVHKNSPHQQSPPHSTLQHRRDSPDFDPPGNDNNTTAAASPKPASRTPRKPQPFSSPCLASFPSASSTHQNQKAEQGDDVVEEGHKPWNLRPRKVVTYPTSTATFTTPSSFRKNDKEKEKLQEETGSSLRNSNISNESVLLKSSSSCRVVRGGATVAGYVGGGVACPGFAGTERQQRKVVEEKRKLWISLSKEEIEEDVYSLTGSRPSRRPKKRPRTVQKQLDNVFPGLYLVGLSIDSYRVHDSLR; this is translated from the exons ATGGCAACCGCTCCGATAAAATCACAGCCGCTGCATAACTTCTCCTTGCCCCACCTGAGATGGGTCCACAAAAACTCCCCCCACCAGCAATCACCTCCTCATTCCACCCTTCAGCACCGCCGTGATTCACCCGACTTCGACCCTCCTGGAAACGACAACAACACCACCGCCGCCGCTTCCCCCAAGCCTGCCTCTCGTACCCCTCGTAAGCCGCAGCCGTTTTCTTCTCCTTGTCTCGCTTCTTTCCCGTCTGCTTCTTCCACTCATCAAAATCAGAAAGCTGAGCAAGGCGACGACGTGGTGGAAGAAGGCCATAAGCCGTGGAATTTGAGGCCGAGGAAAGTGGTGACTTACCCAACAAGCACTGCTACTTTTACTACTCCGTCATCGTTCAGGAAGAatgataaagaaaaggaaaaattgcaggAGGAAACCGGGTCGTCTTTGAGGAATAGTAATATTAGCAATGAGAGTGTTCTATTGAAGTCATCGAGTTCGTGTAGGGTGGTTAGAGGAGGAGCAACGGTGGCGGGGTATGTTGGCGGTGGAGTAGCGTGCCCGGGCTTCGCCGGGACGGAGCGGCAGCAGAGGAAGGTGGTGGAGGAGAAGAGGAAGTTATGGATCTCGCTCTCCAAGGAGGAGATTGAGGAGGACGTGTACTCTTTGACTGGGTCTCGGCCCTCTCGCCGGCCCAAGAAACGGCCCAGGACTGTCCAGAAGCAGCTTGAC AATGTATTTCCAGGGTTGTATTTGGTGGGGTTGAGTATTGATTCCTATCGTGTTCATGATTCTTTG AGGTAG
- the LOC113707471 gene encoding uncharacterized protein has translation MSKVKDKKKRLRSVAQHTGNTDEAYKVDQPNGKDELGEHEDNHAKRKLRNKKRKNNQIAERESIDRDKTFHETEDGSGEQNDRSDEVQENEKRKLKKKKNKTEKKARFSNMKSMVEDNSERQIDGLGEQNGRSNEVQENEKRKLKKKKNKKEKKAQFSNVNSMVEDNSEQQIGKSREIQNKDSRSSNLEENLIRKRDADADEIYEISSGDEDYSKGMKKWIMEYHQRRPGLKVLQERIDDFITAHEAREEQERKEREALAAEDGWTVVTHHRGRKKTTDAETGVAVGSVAQAAVLDKMAKRKSKGAGLDFYRFQKREARKNEILLLQDKFEQDKRKIQQLRAARKFRPY, from the exons ATGTCCAAAGTGAAGGataaaaagaaaaggttgaGATCTGTGGCACAGCACACAGGCAATACTGATGAGGCTTACAAAGTTGATCAGCCCAATGGCAAAG ATGAACTGGGAGAGCATGAAGACAATCATGCTAAGAGAAAGTTGAGGAATAAGAAACGAAAGAATAACCAGATAGCTGAAAGAGAAAGTATTGACAGGGACAAGACTTTTCATGAAACAGAAGATGGATCAGGTGAACAAAATGACAGATCCGATGAAGTgcaagaaaatgagaaaagaaaactaaagaaaaagaagaataaaacgGAAAAGAAAGCCCGGTTCAGCAACATGAAGTCTATGGTTGAAGATAATTCTGAGCGACAGATTG ATGGATTAGGGGAACAAAATGGCAGATCCAATGAAGTgcaagaaaatgagaaaagaaaattaaagaaaaagaagaataaaaaggaaaagaaagcccAGTTCAGCAACGTGAATTCTATGGTTGAAGATAATTCTGAGCAACAGATTG GTAAGTCGAGAGAAATTCAGAATAAGGACTCTAGATCATCAAATTTGGAGGAGAATTTAATACGGAAGAGAGATGCTGATGCAGATGAGATCTATGAGATTTCTTCAGGGGATGAAGACTACTCAAAAGGAATGAAAA AATGGATTATGGAATACCATCAGCGAAGACCAGGATTAAAAGTACTACAGGAAAGAATTGATGACTTTATAACTGCTCATGAGGCACGGGAGGAGCAG gaaagaaaagaaagagaagccCTGGCTGCTGAAGATGGATGGACTGTTGTTACTCATCACAGAGGCAGGAAAAAGACAACAGATGCTGAAACTGGAGTAGCTGTTGGCTCTGTTGCCCAGGCTGCTGTTCTCGACAAAATGGCCAAAAGGAAGAGTAAAGGAGCGGGGCTAGATTTTTATCGCTTTCAGAAAAGGGAAGCACGGAAAAATG AGATTTTGTTGCTGCAAGACAAATTCGAACAGGATAAAAGGAAAATACAGCAATTAAGAGCAGCGAGGAAATTCCGACCTTATTAA
- the LOC113705595 gene encoding uncharacterized protein, whose amino-acid sequence MADYETYIPKPKKLNSEVSANHANASKYFRHFLYKAIIVTIFLVIVPLLPSQAPEFINQNLHSRSWELLQLIFVGIAVSYGLFSRRNDESDKEYNSISKFDNAQSYVTRLLQVSSVFDDETESTAVSDDNKIQTWNSQYQRGEPVVVVAKESPLLGKRNGTASRIDEKPLLLPVRSLKSRVAEPNEMETSRESSVKNASISRSNPNSGSKRFSSNSRKSRNGEIAGLGPVKVEENMEENVVLRSPIPWRSRSGRIVMKEDEEGLPSYSLPASLEDSEVKKFESRSTRSQSFRSSRPDSACPSPNKPSPPPTPHSPKNLSPLTSSSSESQAKSVEDVVRRKIHVKSSPPPAPPPPPPPFILRAPLEKSSSSLVNGNHFSEEELKRSTRSVPNDLTETEMEGLSRRANSGPELRPRAQNDVASMVKSVRTIRSGEPVMRSVKSREFDEDFTNGNAREIEAPFIEKRGFTDKLMDEAAPHFSRQVFTELPKAEKKEYIENVVVETDQSSDAESEGDYFEESVGNEVHANENATDEGRDVNKKADEFIAKFREQIRLQRIESIRRSTEQHARKQSR is encoded by the coding sequence ATGGCAGATTATGAAACTTACATTCCCAAACCAAAAAAGTTAAACTCAGAAGTCTCAGCAAACCATGCAAATGCAAGTAAGTACTTTCGTCATTTCCTCTACAAAGCCATCATTGTCACTATTTTCTTGGTTATAGTTCCACTTCTTCCTTCACAAGCTCCTGAatttattaaccaaaatctgCACTCTAGAAGTTGGGAGCTTCTTCAGCTTATCTTTGTAGGTATCGCTGTTTCTTATGGCCTCTTTAGCAGGAGAAATGATGAATCAGACAAGGAATATAATAGCATCTCTAAATTTGATAATGCACAGTCCTATGTAACTAGACTTCTTCAGGTTTCGTCAGTTTTTGATGATGAGACCGAAAGCACTGCAGTTTCTGATGATAACAAGATTCAAACTTGGAATTCGCAGTACCAAAGGGGGGAACCAGTGGTTGTAGTAGCCAAAGAAAGCCCTCTTCTTGGAAAACGGAATGGTACTGCATCAAGAATTGATGAAAAGCCTTTACTTTTGCCCGTACGAAGCTTGAAATCTCGCGTTGCTGAGCCGAATGAGATGGAAACATCGCGAGAATCTAGCGTTAAAAATGCTTCTATTAGCAGGTCTAATCCAAATTCAGGTTCAAAGAGATTTTCAAGcaattcaagaaaatcaagaaacggTGAAATTGCAGGACTAGGCCctgtaaaagttgaggaaaacATGGAGGAAAATGTTGTGCTTCGTTCACCAATTCCGTGGAGATCAAGGTCGGGAAGGATTGTAATGAAGGAAGATGAGGAGGGCCTTCCTTCATACTCTCTGCCTGCTTCATTGGAGGATTCTGAGGTGAAGAAGTTCGAATCACGGTCTACTAGGTCTCAATCATTTCGTTCATCTAGACCTGATTCAGCTTGTCCTTCACCGAATAAGCCCTCTCCACCGCCAACACCACATTCACCGAAAAATCTGTCTCCCTTAACTTCTTCTTCATCTGAATCTCAAGCAAAGAGCGTGGAAGATGTGGTGAGGAGAAAGATCCATGTCAAGTCCTCACCTCCACCTGCTCCCCCGCCGCCGCCTCCACCATTCATTCTTAGAGCTCCGTTAGAGAAATCAAGTTCTAGTCTCGTAAACGGTAATCATTTTTCTGAGGAGGAGCTGAAACGTAGTACCAGGAGTGTGCCAAATGACTTGACCGAGACTGAAATGGAGGGCCTGTCTCGGAGAGCAAATTCAGGGCCAGAGTTGAGGCCTAGAGCTCAAAATGATGTTGCATCGATGGTGAAGTCTGTTCGAACAATTAGATCAGGCGAACCAGTCATGAGATCTGTCAAATCCAGGGAATTTGATGAGGATTTCACGAATGGAAATGCCAGGGAAATTGAAGcacccttcattgagaaaagagGATTCACTGATAAACTGATGGATGAGGCTGCCCCTCATTTTTCGAGGCAGGTTTTTACAGAGTTGCCAAAGGCAGAGAAGAAAGAGTACATCGAAAATGTGGTCGTGGAAACTGATCAGAGCTCAGATGCTGAAAGTGAAGGTGATTATTTTGAAGAAAGCGTGGGAAATGAAGTACATGCGAATGAGAATGCTACTGATGAGGGACGTGATGTTAATAAGAAGGCTGATGAGTTCATAGCCAAATTTAGAGAGCAAATAAGGCTTCAAAGAATAGAGTCAATAAGGAGATCCACTGAGCAGCATGCAAGAAAACAATCCCGGTAA